The stretch of DNA ATGAAAGGCAGCAGCTTTTTCAGTCTTCTTTAGCGGAAATATATTCGTTTTCCGCATCGCCTGATCCATTGACGTTGTTCTTGAACTGGCTCAATCGGCCATTGCGCTTTTCGCCATGGTTCTTGTTTTCTTTGAATTGATGATCATTATTGGGCTTTTTCTTCGGCATGACAGAACCCCCTTTTTTGTCTATTATGCGAAAAGAAGGATCCATTTATTCCATCTTACCTGCCAGCAGCTGCTGCTGTGATGCGAACTCACGATACAGGTCGTGCTGCTTGAATAACTCCTCATGGGTTCCAATACCTGTTATGCTTCCTTTTTCAATGAAGACGATTTGATCGGCATCCACAATTGTCGACAGCCGGTGAGCTATCACAAAGGTAGTCCGATCCCGCATCAGATTTTGCAGCGCTTGCTGGACATAGATTTCCGAACTGCTATCCAGACTTGAGGTCGCTTCATCCAGCATCAGGATCTGCGGATCACGCAAGAGCGCCCTGGCGATAGCTATACGCTGGCGCTGCCCGCCAGAGAGCTTGATTCCCCGTTCTCCCACCTTCGTCTCATAACCATCCGGCAGCTCTTCGATGAATTGCTTGGCATAAGCCATCTCCGATACGCGTTCCAATTCTTCATCCGACACCTCTCGCTCCAAGCCATAACAGATGTTCTCACGGATCGTGCCGGATAATAATGCTGTCTCCTGTGCCACATACCCGATTTGACGCCGCCAGTCCTGCAGCTTGTAATCCTGGATAGGCGTATCAGCCAGCCTGATCATGCCGCTTGTCGGTTCGTAATACCGCTCCAGCAAGCCAAAAAGTGTCGATTTCCCCCCGCCGCTTGGTCCGGCAATAGCCGTCACCTTACCGGCAGGAGCGGTAAAACTAAGATCATGCAATACTTGTTCTGAGTGATAAGCAAAGCTCACATGTTCAATATGCAAATCCCCATCCACCTGCTGAATGGATTTACCTCTATCTGCATCCTCTATTTCTTCTCCAAGTACATCATAAATACGCTCCGTCGCCCCCATCGCCTTCTGCAGGTGTGTGAAGAACATCGACAGCTGTGTCATCGGCATGATGATCTGAAACAAATACAGAATGAAGGCAACCATATCTCCTGCTGACAATGCACCCGATGCGACACGTACCCCGCCGTAACCAATGATGGTCACCAGCAGAAGCATCATGATGAACAGCATGAGCGGTGAAAGCAGCGCCTGTATCTTTGCTTCCTTCAAGCCATATGTGAATAATGACCGGATCCCTTTGTTCCCGCGTTCCAATTCGACACGCTCGGCATTGGAAGCTTTGACGAGCTTCATTTCCGGAAGGACTTGATTCAGGACAGCTGTGAATTTAGCCGTCTCTTCCTGCATCGTCTTTGATACCCGATACATCTGACGTCCAAGCACCATGATGATAAGGATGGCTATCGGAACAGCCAGCAGCATGACGATGGTCATCTTCCAATCGAGGATAAGCAAAATGATGATGGAGCCGACAATCGATATGATGCCAGTCACGAAGCTAGTCAGATGATCTGTAATCAGCTCTTTGACAATCGTTGTATCATTCGTCACGCGGCTGAGCGTCTCGCCTGTTTCATTGTTATGGTGAAAACGAATCGGAAGATGCAATAGCTTCTCCCATAAACGCTCCCGCAGTTTCGCTACGACATGATGTCCGACTTTGGCCAGCAAGTAAATGGACAATCCACTGGCCAGCGCCTGCAGCACGAAAGCCATTACCAGTATGGCAATTTGACCGCCAGTGAACGATTGCCCGCTGAAACCGTCCACCAGATTTTTCGTGAACAACGGAACAGTGAATCCGACACCCGTCGTCAATAGACTCATGATCAATGCCGTCATGACAATTCCTCGCGGCGGGTTCGTCCCTTTGACCAATGCCAGGAATAGCCGCCAATCAAATGGTTTCTTTTCTAATCGGTTTTGATCCATCTTGACCCCCTAAGTTCCAATAAATGACTATCCACTTCAAAAAGCATCGCATAACCTTCATGTGCATTCGTTACGAAATACTCCTTTTCTTTCTTTAAAAAAGACAAATCCTCCGGAAGCTCCGGCTGCTGCCAGGCAAAAAGATCATCCGCCGCCCCCAAAATCACCCGCCGTGACTGCTCGCATATATGGTAATGATGATTCGCTGCCGATATATGCGGTTCAAAAAGATTCGCGCATGTACCATTCGCATGAACGACCTCTTTTAAATATGGATCCAGCTCTGTCAACAGCCGGCGGAGCGATTCTGTTTGCCCCATCATCCGCTTAGGCAGTACAGCAAATGTGAATGTGTCGCAGACATCGCATAATCTTTCAACCATTGGCTTATACGTTCCTGCCGCAATATCCGTTTCCATTATTTCAAACATATCATCTCTCCCAGTAAAAATAGGAGTCCTCCCGATGAGAACTCCTTATACCAATGATAGGAACTTTTCCTCTGATATGATTCGCAATGGTCTCCCATTCTCAATCATCCGCTCCGCTTGCACAAGCTTGCTCGTTTTCTTGCCAGCAGCGAACTTCTCATAATCCCTTGCTCCGACAACGAGATACCGTGTAGACGCATCCATCCTGTCTGTATGCACGCCGCCTACATTGACCAGCTTTTGGATCGCATCCTTCCGTTTCAAGCTTTTCATCGTCCCGGTGAACATCACCTGCTTCCGGTAGAACGGATGGGCCGGATCGAATTGATCCGTCTGAGGCTTGATATCCCCATATCGTGACCTGCTGCCAGAGGAGCTTGTATCATGGATGCTTTTTTGCTTCACCTTCAATACTTTGGTCAGCTCCTCGATACTCTGTGCACCTGAATCAGCCATCGCATGAAGGAAGATATTCGCTGCCACTCGTGCATCCTCCATGGCATTATGGTGCGCAAAGCTGATATCCTTGCTGGCAGCCAAGGTATTCAGCCGATGGTTCTCCATATCCGGCCACACCTTCTTGCCGATGATCCGCGTACAAAGATAATCAAAATCCGGCATCTCCAATCCAAAACGTGCCGCAGCCTTGCGAATCACACCCATATCAAAGCTGGCATTATGCGCAATGACGACATTGCCGGCCAGATAGCTGCTCAGCTTGGGCCAGATTTCCTTGAACGTCGGCGCATCCTCCACATCACGCGGAAGAATCCCATGCACCTGGATGTTCTGATCTTCAAAATCCATCAGCGGGTTGATCAGTGTGTACCATTCCTCCATCACACCTGTCTCATCCGCTACAGCAACACCGACCGAACAAGCACTGGACCAATACCGATTCGCCGTCTCGAAATCTATACTCACAAACCGCACTCCATCGTCCTCCAAATCGACATTATATTATTTAGATTATATCATAGCAGCCGATAGAGTCCGACAATCATGCTTGCAAAAAAGATATTGCCAGAAACGCAAAGAAGCGCTATAATACTTTTGTGACGGATCATCAATTACATACGGGGCATTAGCTCAGCTGGGAGAGCGCTTCGCTGGCAGCGAAGAGGTCAGCGGTTCGAGCCCGCTATGCTCCACTAAGATAGCGAAAAAGAGGCATACTGATTTATGCCTCTTTTTCGTTTTTCCCAATGAAATGATCTATCATCCATATATCCGATGCTCCTTGATATACCGATAACAGCTCTCCGGCAGCAAATATCTCGGCTCTCCTCCAACAGCGAGCTCATCGCGGATATAAGTGGAGCTGATTTCCATCGCCAGCCCTTTATCAATCAGATGAAAGGTTTGGCCGTCATCATGGTTGCGCAAAAGCGGTGAACGACTGATGACTTTCAGCATATCAATACCGTTACGGGCCATGACGATGAATCGATTATCACGCACCAGTTCTTCGCTATTTCCCCATTTGCCTGCTCCGATATCCTCAAGCAGATCTGCACCCATGATGAAATATATCTCATCATCTGGATAGACTTCCTTGAAATGCTTCAGTGTCTGCTCGGTATACGCATTCCAGGCTTCTTGCTTCATTTCGTAATCATCGGCAATATAACGGTCATTATCCTGTATAGCCATCTGAACCATTTGCCAACGATGTTCGTCGGTCGTATTGAGTTTTTTATCCTTCCGCTTACTGGAGCAAGGCAGGAAGATCACCTTATCCAGCTTGCAGCGATGGGCTACCGTGCTGGCGGTCCATAAATGGACATTGGTAATCGGATCGAAGGAAGAACCATAAATTCCGATTTTCCCCATATCACTTCTCCTCCAGCTGTGACTTGATGTGTTCAATCAATTGCATCTTATTGTTCCAGCAAGCTGTGCTCAAGTCGACAGGATACGCTTCGGGGTTATGTGTCCGTTTATATTCATCCCATAGATAGGTGAGGCTGTGCTTCACATATTCACGCGTCTCTTTCAGTGATGGCAGCTCATAGACGAGCTCGCCATTCCGGAAAATAGGCTGCTGAAGCTCCTTCGCCTCGAAGTCCGTTACGAACTTACTGATGTACGGATAAGTCGGGTGGAACATCTTAAGCCTCTTTTCATCCTCTGGCTTTTCATCCTTTAGCGCAATATAATCCCCCTCCGATTTCTGATTGACCCGATTTATGATCCGATAGACACGTTTCAAACCAGGGGTGGATACTTTTTCAGGATTGGCGCTGATTTTGATTGTATCGACCATATTGCCATTGTCATCCTCGATGGAGACGATTTTATAAACGGCCCCCAATGCAGGCTGATCATACGCGGTTATGAGCTTGGTGCCGATGCCCCAATTGTCGATCTTTGCGCCCTGTGCCTTCAATGCCCCGATTGTTTCCTCATCCAAATCATTGGAGGCAGTTATTTTCGTTTCCGTGAAACCCGCTTCATCCAGCATCTTGCGCGCTTGCTTTGACAAATAAGCGAGATCTCCGCTATCCAGCCGAATGGCATTGAAATTGATTTTATCTCCCATTTCTTTTGCTACCCTGATGGCATTAGGCACACCCGACTTCAATGTATCATACGTATCTACAAGGAAAGTACAGTCCACATGGCTTTCTGCATACTTGCGAAAGGCCTCATACTCGTCGATATATGCCTGTACAAGTGCGTGGGCATGCGTACCGGCAACCGGGATGCCGAATTTCTTACCCGCTCTCACATTCGACGTAGCATGGAACCCGCCGATGTAGGCAGCCCTGGTCCCCCAAATGGCTGCATCCATCTCTTGGGCACGCCGGGAGCCGAATTCCATTGCAGTATCCCCCTCATCCAAGACCTGCATGATACGGGCTGCTTTCGTGGCAATCAGCGTTTGATAGTTCACGATATTCAGCAAAGCCGTTTCGATGAGCTGGGCCTGGGCCAGCGGCGCTTCCACCCGGATGATCGGTTCGGTACCGAAAACCAGCTCCCCCTCCTGCATGCTGTACAAATCGCCAGTAAAACGCAGCTCGCGCAAGTAGGCGATGAATGCTCCATCATATCCAAGCTCCTGCTCCAGATAGTCCAAATCGGAGTTCGAGAAGCGGAAATCCTTCAGGTAATCGATGACACGCTCCAAGCCGGCAAAGACGGCAAAGCCATTGCCAAATGGCTGCTTACGGAAAAACAGTTCGAATACGGCTTTGCGATTATGTTTTCCATCCTTCCAATATGTCTGGGCCATATTGATTTGATAAAGGTCGGTATGCAATGCAGTGCTATCGTCCTGATAATATGTCATTTTTCCTTTCCTCCTTCGACAACTTCAGCACCTAATACGTTTTTAAAATGATGCAGCGCATAGGAATGCCCTTCCTGATGGAAGCTCGCCACCGCATCGGCATGGACGATGATTTTGAAGCCATAGTTATAAGCATCGACAAGCGTGTGAAAAACACAAATATCCGTGGCCACGCCAATCACATGGATTTCCTCAATCCCTCGTTCCTTGAGCCGCTGCAGCAGGTCGGTACCAGCAAATGCACTGTACCTTGTCTTATCCATAAAGTACACATTCGCTTTCTGTTTTGCCGTTTCATATACCTCGGCAAGTCTTCCGTACAAATCCCTCCCCTGTGTCCCTTCGATATTGTGGGGCGGATACAGCTTTGTTTCCGGATGGAATGCATCCCCTTCCTCATGCTTATCGATGGCAAAAACAACATAGTCCCCACTCTCGATGAATCCGGAGGTGATCGCTGTCAGCCGCTCCTCGATCTCACGTCCAGGCTCCCCGCAAGTGAGCGCTCCGTTTTCTGCCACAAAATCATTGGTATAATCGATATTGATCAATGCCTTCATCCTAAATCCTCCTCTTGATTAATGACGGGCTGTATAAATCGATTGCTTTATTTCTGCATCCACGAAACGATAAAGCTGTGTCGGAAGCTTGGAGGTACGCTGTGTCTTTTGGCCTTCGACTGCTTCAATGAAAGGCAGTGACTTGATTTTACGTGCAAACGCCTGTTCATTCCGGATTGCCTTGTCATCGGTGACGGTAAGCAGGACAGCCTGCAGCTCCGAGTAGGTGAATGCCTCCGGCAGGAATTGCTTTGCAACTGTAGTTTGCAATAAATCCCGCGAGATATGAGCGACGGCATCACGAATGATGGCTGAATGATCGAATGCCAACAGATCCCACTCGAGTTCCTCTAATGAAAACAATTCCACATCGGCAGCATCATCACTCGCTCTTCTGTCACATAATGCATGCTCCGGCACAATGGCATAATGTGCATTCGAAATGATCCATCCGCGCGGATCCCGTCCGGGCTGATCATAAACACCGAAATGCGCCAGATGAATGTGCTCTATACCCGTCTCTTCTTTCAATTCACGGCTGGCTGCCTCAAGGGCAGTTTCTTCCGGTGCCACGAATCCTCCTGGCAATGCCCATTTACCTGCTTCGATATTGGGATCCCCCTCCGTATCAAGCTCCGCTCGCTTAATGAGCATCAGCTTTAGCTCCATCTTGGGCGGGGCATATGCTTTCGTTTTTTCCGATGTAATCGTAAATACGGCTATGTCCGAGGTATAACCATCAGGTGTGCGATAGCGGCTGACATCATAGTGTTTCACTTCTTTATTCGACTTCAATCATATAATCTCCTTTTAATTAACAATATGTTAAATGTTAATCGTATTGTATGCAAGTTACCTTCTTCTTGTCAAGGATAAACAAAAAAGCCTCCTCTGGGATGAAGGAGACTTATGTCTGTGTCAAAATCATGGCCATTGCAACAACGACAATCACGAAAATGACGGCATATAATCCGGCAATCAGCTTTCTTTTGTTCAAGCTCGCCTCAATTGCAAACAGCAAAAACATAAGAGATAATAGCGGCAGCATCAATTTGGGATTCACTTCATAATCCTGATCGATATATCGGTAGACGCCGATCGCAATGACAATCATGGCGAGCAGAGCATTTATTTTTCGTAACATTTGCTTTCTTCCTTTCCAGGTCGCATGATGAGTCATAGACAGTATAACAGGACGAAGCTCCTTGTTGAATAGAAAGGGGTATGTACTATGCCGACTTATGACGAATGGCAAGCGACCTATAAAGAGACGGCCATCCGGGAAATTCAGAAATACTTCCGGATTCACGAAATCGGAAACATATCAGAAGCAGTTTTGGAATCAGTATCCACCCGGATTGCCCAGCAGTCGGAGCGCATTGAAGATGAAACATTCGCTTCCTTGCTGGATCAGATCAGCCGCAGCTTAGCTAAAAATGATATACAGGATGTCAGGAATAAATACTATGATTTGGAACAGCTGCCTATTTAGACAGCTTACGAAAGAATGTTTCGATTCGACTCAGATACTTTTTCTGTTTTCCGCCCTGCTTTTCCATGCTGCCAAACTCGAAGATCTTAAACTTGCGAATGCCGACAAACTGAAACAATGCTCGCTTCATCAGGATTTTATGGGCATTTCGCAAATAAAAACGGCTATATACGGAGGGGCCTTTCATCGTCGAAACACATACTGCCAGCTTTCCTTTCAAAAGTCCCTCCGGCAGCAGGCCCTAATCCCGATAGGCAAAATTTGCTGCAAAGACTTGATCGATGAACCCTAGCAGCATCGCCGGCGGCCGCCCCCAAAAAATCGGATAGACGAATACAAGCAAATCGGCCTGACTGACTTTGTCGCGATATGATGCAAAATCCGGTTCGTTGTGCATATCCCGGCGCCGCTTTTTTTCATTGAAAACCAAGACAGGATCGAAGTCTTCCTCATACAAATCAATCGTATCGGTTTTGCTGATGGCAGGGTTGGCTTGGATGCCTTCTTGCACTGCCTGTAAAAAGCTATAGCTGAGTGATGCATGATTCGGATGAGTGTATACCAGTAAAGCGTTCATTTAATCCCTCCTGAATCAAGCTATCTCCTATACGCCAATCATTAAAAAAAGTTACAAAAAAAAGAATGCCGGCGTTATACCTGCACTCTTTTTCATTTATCCTGTCAAAGCAAGGATAAGGATGGCCACGATTTGATAGCCTGCACCGATGATACTCGTGGCCATCCCTCCGATTGCCATACCTCTTCCTGCCCTTTCGACATGATCAGCTTTCCTTATCGTATGTAACGCAAGGACAAAACCAATGATCCCGAAGAAGATACCGTATAGAGAAAGAAACAGACTGATGACCCCGAACACGAGCGATATAAGCGCTGTTTTCTGCATGGAGCAAAACTCCTTTGTCCATAGTTCTGATTCCATTGTACGCCTAGTCCTTCCCTGCTGTCGTGTTTCTTAACTTATCTAAATCATTTTATGCTAAACAAAAAAGGCACCCTCTTAAGAGGATACCCTTGATTTGTCAGCTTGCTTTGCCCAAACATCTTCGTCAACATTCGGGATTCCCGCTACGCTGTCTGCATAGAATTGTGGGTTTTTCCCAGCCCGCTTTTGGGTCATATAATCTTTCAAAGCACGGAAAGCGATTCTTCCAAGCAGCACAATGGCGATCAAGTTGATGAATGCCATGATTGCCATGAAGAGATCGGCCACTCCCCACACAAAATCAAGGCTTGCCACGGAACCGACTGCAACCATCGCAACTACTGCGACGCGATAGATGAACAGCCATGTTTTGCTAGGCTTGATGAAATTGATGTTCGACTCCCCATAGAAATAGTTACCGACTACAGATGAGAAGGCAAACAAGAGGACGATCAAAGCGATGAAGATTCCTGCCCATGATCCCACAAGTGAACTCAACGCATCCTGTGTCAGTACGATTCCATCAGATTCCGTACTTGTATAGAGACCAGAAAGAATGACGATAAATGCAGTAGCTGTACAGACACCAAATGTATCGACATATACCCCAAATGATTGGATGAAGCCTTGTTTCACCGGATGGGATACATTGGCAGTAGCCGCAGCTTGCGGCGCACTACCCATACCGGCTTCATTGGAGAACATGCCTCGTTTGATACCTTGCATCATAGCAGTACCGACAGCTCCGCCAGCAATTTCCCTGATGCCGAAAGCATCCTGGAAAATAATCATGAATGCATGCGGAATATCTGTGATATGGAAGATGATGATACCGATCGCCAGCAGGATATATCCCCCTGCCATCACCGGCACGATGATTTCGGATACTTTGACAATCACCTTGGTTCCCCCGAAGATGATAAGTGCACTGACGACTGTCATAACGACCGCCAGCAATTCTTTGCTGATACCGAAAGAACTGTGGAATGCACTTACGATCGTATTGGCCTGGACGGAATTAAAGGCAAGACCGAATGTCAACGTAATGATCACAGCAAAAGTGACTCCCAACCAGCGCTGTCCCAGGGCTTTCTCCATATAGTAAGCCGGCCCTCCCCGGAAGGAAGCTTCACCGTCACGTGTCTTATAGATCTGCGCCAGTGTTGCCTCGATGAACCCGGAAGCTGCACCCAGGAAGGCCATCAGCCACATCCAGAATACTGCGCCCGGACCGCCGACAGAGATTGCCAGTGCCACACCTGCCAGGTTGCCAGTACCTACCCGGGCAGCTGCACTGATACAGAAGGCCTGGAACGAACTGACTCCTTTCCCATCAGCAGACTTTTCACCGATCAGTTTAAACATATGCGGTATTTGCGTGAATGTCGCCAATTTAAGCCGAAGGGTAAAATAGAGACCGACAAGGAGCAATAACCCCATCATGATATAAGTCCACATAAAATCGCTCGCGGACTGTATTATTTTTAATAATATATCCATTTCTTTCTCTCCCCATTAAAAATACACCTTTTCAATGTAACAAAATCTAACATGATGCGCAATGTTTTTTCCTTCCATAGCAGTCTGTCATTCATGTTATACTGGAATTACAAAAGCAAGGTGGGATAAGAATTGACGCAAACCAAGGAGAAAAAACCCTTCCGCTACCCTTTGGCGATCACAGTCGGCATCATTACGGCAATACTGTTCGGTATCGCCCTTCAAAGTGTCGCAATCGGGTTAGCAATGGGCTGTATATGGGCAATCGTTTTCGGATCGATGCCAAAAGGAAAACAAAAGGGGCAAAAATAATGATAGCGATACGTCCCTATCAGACGGAAGATCTGCGCTCGATCATTTCATTATTAAAGACAGAGGGCTGGACTACACTCGCCGCTGATCCCAAGCGCTTCGACCAAGCGATGAAGGGATCGGCTCCTGCTCTGGTTGCTGTGAAGGATGGGATGATCAGCGGATATATCCGCTGTATCACGGATAAAGTCATCACGCTTCTCGTTGCCGAACTGCTGGTAGCTGACAGCCTGCGCGGGCAAGGTGTCGGCGGCAGGCTCCTTCAAGAAGCTCATGATCTGTTCCCTTCTACACGCATGGAGATGCTGGCAACCAGTACGTCAAAATCGTACTACGAACAAAAGAAATTCCGCCCCTTCTATGGGTTCCGCAAGACGTATGCCGAGTAACCCTCCATTTACCAGCATATTTGATCTTTTCATTGTTTGTCTATTTGCACAGTGGGAAATACATTACTGACGCAATAAGAGGAGGCAATGAAAAATGACAGATGAAGCTCGCGCGCAAAATACTGTGAAAAATTTACCTCAAGAAGAAAAAAACGAGATCCTGAACAACTTCCATGACTTCCAGGATTATTTAGGAAACAAAGTGAAACAAGGGGAACGCCTCGGTTTGAGCGAAGAGGCTTTGACAAAAGCCGCCCAGCGCGTTGCCGATTATCTTGCGGAAAATGAAGAACCTCGCAATCGTGAAGAGTACTTGCTCAAACAGCTATGGCTTGCAGCTGATGAAGAGAACAAAAAGCCACTTGCGAATACACTCGTGAAGCTGGCTGCCCGAACAAATTAAAGCGGATCCGATCGGATCCGCTTTTTCATTTGGCCCGATAAATCGGATCGGGCTTTTCACTGGTGATCCGACAAGACAGACCATTCGTTTCAATACTGATTGTCCCGCCTTTGGCCGTTGCATAGAGCACAGCGCCAGTCTTTCGCAAATTACGTACAACCTCTTTTGTCGGATGCCCCAATTCATTATCCTTCCCATAGGAAACCACAGCGTAATCAGGCTTCACTTTTTTCAGGAAAGCGAGTGTATTACTCGTGCGGGAGCCGTGATGTGCAACCTTATAAACCTCCGATTCCACTTCAAAATTATGTCTCATCCTATATTCCTGCTGCGCTTCCGCATCACTCATAAGCAGGAAATCGACTGTCCGATACGTAAGCCGCAATACGATGGACGCTTGATTATTTGTCGCCTTCGTATGATTGGCGTTTAATATTTGCAAGGAAATAAGCGGATCTATGGATAAATAATGGCCTTCTTTGGCGATGGTCACCGGTATTTGTTTTTCTGCCAGGATCTCCGTGTATCGCTGATACGTTCTGGTCGTATATAATTTCCCGCTATCCAGGACATGCTTTACTTCCAGCTCTTCAAGTATTGGAAGGAGTCCGCCGATATGATCGATATCCGGATGCGTCGCCACCAGGAGATCTATCTTTTCCACTCCCTTGGCCAAAAGCTCTTCCATCACTTTCTCCCCGGCTTCCCTATCCCCTCCATCTACGAGTATATTATAATGTGATGGCGTTTGTATCAGCATGCTGTCACCTTGCCCGACATCGAGGAAATGAACTTGGAGCTTGCCTGCTTCTTCCGTTTGCGAAAATATATAGTCCCAAATACCACTCCCGCTTTCTGCAGCAGTATTGACAGGAAAAACAAGCATCAGGCAGAGACAACTCAAACATACCCATTTCTTCATTGGTTCCGCCCCCTTTTTCCATAGGATGCAGTCTGCAAAGGGTTCGTATGCACGAAGGCTTTCCTCCTAATTTTAACAATCGGCTGGACATGCTATACTAATAGCATTGGGAAAGGAGCGACATATCATATCATGTTTACACATCGTATTGACTCAGCCACTTATTTGAAGCTTTTGGAGCAGCACGATAGCGATAAGCTGTTCCAGCTGATCGACAGCTCCCGTGAGCACTTACGGCAATGGCTTCCTTGGGTAGATCAGAATACGACTGTCGAGCACAGCAGGCAATTCATCCAGCAAACACTGGAGCAATTCGCCGCCAATGACGGCTTTACTGCCGGAATATGGTATCAAGGAGCTTTAGCCGGAGTGATCGGCTTCCATAAGATTGACTGGCAAAATCGTTCCACCAGCTTGGGGTATTGGCTGGGAGAGGATTACACCGGTCTGGGCCTGATGCAGAAATCCGTCAGCAAATGCCTTGATTATGCCTTTCTTGAACTTCGGTTGAACCGGGTCGAAATCCGTTGTGCAATCGGGAATGTACGAAGCAGGAGAATCCCGGAGAAGCTCGGCTTCACGCATGAAGGAACAATCCGCCAAGCAGAAAGGCTCGTCTATGGATATGTGAACCATAATGTCTATGGCATGCTGCTGGAAGAATGGGAAGCAAAAGAAAACAGTAAGACGAACGATGATGAGGCAAAAGGTTAATCAATATATTTCAAATGAATTACAATTTTCCTTCATATGTTTAGTCTCATTTTCCAAGTGTTATATACACACCAAGGAGATGAGAAGTAAAATGAAGAAGAAAATGCATATTGTTTCATCGACAGACGACAACTACGCACAGCATTTGGGTATGACATTAAGTTCTTTACTTGAAAACACTTCCAGCCCTGAGGATATTGTCATTTCAATCATCGACGGCGGAATCAGCCGCGAGAAGAAACAGCTATTGAAGGAAACTGCAGCAATCCATGGAGCGCCGCTTGATTTCCTCACTGTGAATGTGGAAATATACAAAGGCGCAATTGCCAGCCGTCATATTTCAAAAGCGGCTTATTATCGTATTTCCATTCCTGAAATGATGGATCCTGCCATCGAACGGACGTTGTACGTTGATTGCGATATGCTGATATTGGATGATGTCAAGAAATTATTCGATATCGAGATGGAAGGAAACATCATTGCAGCCGTCGGCGACTACGGTGAGCACCACCGCCTTGAAAAAATGGGCATCACCAAGGAAGATCGTTATTTCAACTCTGGTCTGCTGCTGAT from Terribacillus sp. FSL K6-0262 encodes:
- a CDS encoding isochorismatase family cysteine hydrolase, which produces MKALINIDYTNDFVAENGALTCGEPGREIEERLTAITSGFIESGDYVVFAIDKHEEGDAFHPETKLYPPHNIEGTQGRDLYGRLAEVYETAKQKANVYFMDKTRYSAFAGTDLLQRLKERGIEEIHVIGVATDICVFHTLVDAYNYGFKIIVHADAVASFHQEGHSYALHHFKNVLGAEVVEGGKEK
- a CDS encoding exonuclease domain-containing protein — encoded protein: MSIDFETANRYWSSACSVGVAVADETGVMEEWYTLINPLMDFEDQNIQVHGILPRDVEDAPTFKEIWPKLSSYLAGNVVIAHNASFDMGVIRKAAARFGLEMPDFDYLCTRIIGKKVWPDMENHRLNTLAASKDISFAHHNAMEDARVAANIFLHAMADSGAQSIEELTKVLKVKQKSIHDTSSSGSRSRYGDIKPQTDQFDPAHPFYRKQVMFTGTMKSLKRKDAIQKLVNVGGVHTDRMDASTRYLVVGARDYEKFAAGKKTSKLVQAERMIENGRPLRIISEEKFLSLV
- the nadD gene encoding nicotinate (nicotinamide) nucleotide adenylyltransferase is translated as MGKIGIYGSSFDPITNVHLWTASTVAHRCKLDKVIFLPCSSKRKDKKLNTTDEHRWQMVQMAIQDNDRYIADDYEMKQEAWNAYTEQTLKHFKEVYPDDEIYFIMGADLLEDIGAGKWGNSEELVRDNRFIVMARNGIDMLKVISRSPLLRNHDDGQTFHLIDKGLAMEISSTYIRDELAVGGEPRYLLPESCYRYIKEHRIYG
- a CDS encoding ABC transporter ATP-binding protein; the protein is MDQNRLEKKPFDWRLFLALVKGTNPPRGIVMTALIMSLLTTGVGFTVPLFTKNLVDGFSGQSFTGGQIAILVMAFVLQALASGLSIYLLAKVGHHVVAKLRERLWEKLLHLPIRFHHNNETGETLSRVTNDTTIVKELITDHLTSFVTGIISIVGSIIILLILDWKMTIVMLLAVPIAILIIMVLGRQMYRVSKTMQEETAKFTAVLNQVLPEMKLVKASNAERVELERGNKGIRSLFTYGLKEAKIQALLSPLMLFIMMLLLVTIIGYGGVRVASGALSAGDMVAFILYLFQIIMPMTQLSMFFTHLQKAMGATERIYDVLGEEIEDADRGKSIQQVDGDLHIEHVSFAYHSEQVLHDLSFTAPAGKVTAIAGPSGGGKSTLFGLLERYYEPTSGMIRLADTPIQDYKLQDWRRQIGYVAQETALLSGTIRENICYGLEREVSDEELERVSEMAYAKQFIEELPDGYETKVGERGIKLSGGQRQRIAIARALLRDPQILMLDEATSSLDSSSEIYVQQALQNLMRDRTTFVIAHRLSTIVDADQIVFIEKGSITGIGTHEELFKQHDLYREFASQQQLLAGKME
- a CDS encoding NUDIX hydrolase produces the protein MKSNKEVKHYDVSRYRTPDGYTSDIAVFTITSEKTKAYAPPKMELKLMLIKRAELDTEGDPNIEAGKWALPGGFVAPEETALEAASRELKEETGIEHIHLAHFGVYDQPGRDPRGWIISNAHYAIVPEHALCDRRASDDAADVELFSLEELEWDLLAFDHSAIIRDAVAHISRDLLQTTVAKQFLPEAFTYSELQAVLLTVTDDKAIRNEQAFARKIKSLPFIEAVEGQKTQRTSKLPTQLYRFVDAEIKQSIYTARH
- a CDS encoding nicotinate phosphoribosyltransferase gives rise to the protein MTYYQDDSTALHTDLYQINMAQTYWKDGKHNRKAVFELFFRKQPFGNGFAVFAGLERVIDYLKDFRFSNSDLDYLEQELGYDGAFIAYLRELRFTGDLYSMQEGELVFGTEPIIRVEAPLAQAQLIETALLNIVNYQTLIATKAARIMQVLDEGDTAMEFGSRRAQEMDAAIWGTRAAYIGGFHATSNVRAGKKFGIPVAGTHAHALVQAYIDEYEAFRKYAESHVDCTFLVDTYDTLKSGVPNAIRVAKEMGDKINFNAIRLDSGDLAYLSKQARKMLDEAGFTETKITASNDLDEETIGALKAQGAKIDNWGIGTKLITAYDQPALGAVYKIVSIEDDNGNMVDTIKISANPEKVSTPGLKRVYRIINRVNQKSEGDYIALKDEKPEDEKRLKMFHPTYPYISKFVTDFEAKELQQPIFRNGELVYELPSLKETREYVKHSLTYLWDEYKRTHNPEAYPVDLSTACWNNKMQLIEHIKSQLEEK